From a single Seriola aureovittata isolate HTS-2021-v1 ecotype China chromosome 18, ASM2101889v1, whole genome shotgun sequence genomic region:
- the LOC130186727 gene encoding rhodopsin — MDAEELIESIIRAFMFIAGVLGNNWLAIRSLPERKSGIRTNEVLFINLAVSNLITNYLVDLPDTMADFAGRWFLGETYCGVFRFCADLSETSSIYTTFFISAFWHQKLVGSLKRGGAPVRLDSLCLVGCLLAGSWTVALVFSIPHFFFVAVEGGNESHEDCIDVFPNAIARQTYEIFYLTLANALPVAGIVFASVQIVITLLQNQRRIQGHSSDHSKKIAENKSTENRNDEGSVSTDTRPDASKDVKDSASRNDIYTGVPPSSCPNGGLPGHSSHSSPINRETNTDSRFGTQPNLSRPSQMPAKPSANSSTQVRAAKSVVAVASVFLVCWLTHLLLRITNNIHTSSMVVEVASYIAASYTCIIPYIFLHGVKKLSCSCKR, encoded by the coding sequence ATGGACGCAGAAGAGCTGATTGAGTCCATCATCAGAGCTTTCATGTTTATAGCAGGGGTCCTGGGAAACAACTGGCTAGCTATACGCTCCCTGCCCGAGCGGAAATCTGGCATCCGCACCAACGAGGTCCTTTTCATCAACCTGGCTGTCTCCAACCTCATCACCAACTACTTGGTGGACCTGCCCGACACCATGGCGGATTTTGCCGGCCGATGGTTCCTGGGGGAAACCTACTGTGGCGTGTTCCGCTTCTGCGCCGACCTCTCTGAAACCAGCAGCATCTACACAACCTTCTTCATCAGCGCTTTCTGGCACCAGAAGCTGGTCGGCTCCCTGAAACGTGGGGGGGCGCCGGTGCGGCTGGACAGTCTGTGTCTGGTGGGGTGTCTGCTGGCCGGGAGCTGGACGGTGGCTCTGGTCTTCAGCATCCCCCATTTTTTCTTTGTCGCGGTTGAGGGAGGGAATGAGAGCCATGAAGACTGTATAGATGTCTTCCCTAATGCAATAGCCAGGCAAACCTatgaaatcttttatttaaCCCTGGCTAATGCTCTCCCTGTGGCTGGGATTGTGTTCGCCAGTGTCCAAATTGTCATCACTCTGCTTCAAAACCAGCGACGCATACAGGGTCATAGCTCTGACCACAGCAAGAAAATTGCTGAAAACAAGagcactgaaaacagaaatgatgagGGATCTGTCAGCACTGATACCAGACCAGACGCCTCAAAAGATGTCAAAGACTCAGCGTCCCGAAACGACATTTATACTGGCGTTCCTCCTTCTTCTTGTCCAAATGGAGGACTGCCTGGTCACAGTTCCCACAGCTCTCCCATCAACAgggaaacaaacactgacagcagaTTTGGAACTCAACCAAATCTTTCTAGGCCCAGCCAGATGCCGGCTAAGCCCAGTGCGAACTCAAGCACTCAGGTGAGGGCAGCCAAGAGTGTGGTGGCTGTGGCCAGCGTGTTCCTGGTCTGCTGGCTGACTCATCTGCTTCTGCGAATCACCAACAACATCCACACCTCCTcgatggtggtggaggtggcCAGCTATATTGCAGCCTCCTACACCTGCATCATCCCCTACATATTCCTGCATGGAGTGAAAAAGCTTTCTTGCTCATGTAAAAGGTAG
- the nup155 gene encoding nuclear pore complex protein Nup155: MPSSAGPSSPAAALAEALENSARLIDKHLQDDRCFPDLSELLSVPSHNMPSLSGVSDMDYPLQGPGLLSVPNLPELSAVRRVPLPPELVEQFSHMQCNCMMGVFPEICRAWLTIDNDIFMWNYEDGGDVAYFDGLIETILAVGLVKPKQGILQPHIHYLLVLATSVDVVILGLSFPKSQAGLNDSMSGGMQLLPDPLFSIPTDNTYILSITSTDLGRIFMAGKDGCLYEIAYQAEAGWLSQRCRKINHSKSSLSFLIPSVLQFSFSEDDPIVQIAIDNSRNTLFTRSEKGVLQVYDLGADGQGMSRVATMSQSSIVAAAGNIARTIDRSVFKPIVQISVIDRSESSDCHLLAVTHAGVRLYFSTTPFAPPHQKHAAVRPSLLALVHVRLPPGFSASSTLQKPSKVHKALHSKGVLLMAASETEDNDILWCINHDSFPFKKPLMETQMMSNVDGHSWALCALTEERPTKIFTLLNKEQIPITDSPVVVQQHNIPPQKFVLLSAKGSHIFQKLRPVDQLRHLLVSCAGGESEEIERFFKLHREEQACATALILACSNAASDREVSQWATRAFFRYGGEAQMRFPAAMASPSTVGPVMSSPAPGIVPPALATPFAPMHSGSAPITPMSAGPEVIFSGKHNGICVYFARILGNIWDGSLAVEKVMSKGNQTVSILETSVGSFDLESVLLELCGLREFLDKNSQFSPSSLGAASFSSPANLQQRLLGFMRPDGANSQQVQQELQRKYQTKAQVYEKVSLQGIQQLVHRSYQTLALWKLLCDHQFSLIMSELPKEFQEQVKGASFKDVVIQGKELSGALVTALINVYIKDNAPVDAISNHLRDICPLLYSSDDSVCSKANELLQSSKQVQNKPDKERTLRESLRLYQQISQHTDLPLVCNQYRQVRFYEGVLELCLTAADKKDPQRLGPHFYKNGEPEEDRVGQQAFQERLSCYKCITDTMQELVNQSKAAPQSPSVPKQPGPPVMTSDPNMLSNEEATAHFEQMLGLAQRSQDELFHIALYNWLIQADLTDKLLEVNSPYLEEHLMHMIKQDQSKVHNMDLLWRYYEKNRNFGKAAHVLARLADMHSTEISLKQRLEYIARAILSAKSSSCISAQASDGEFLHELEEKMELVRIQVQIQETLIRQYSHHPSVKNVISQLDSELMDITKLYGEFADHFKLSECKLAIIHCAGHSDPILVHSLWQEIMEKELGDTVAMSPADRMRSLSLKLVSLGRIYAGTPRYFPLEFLVKFLEQEVCRLNWDVGFVTSTMQEIGVQLPRLLEVYDQLFKTRDPCWQRLRKPLHLVECIHVLLSGFVDDPSRVPTYDRRRFTNVCLDNICGYLVELQSLSPNSALQQIIGNFKSLQAKLEKLH; encoded by the exons ATGCCGTCCAGCGCTGGACCCAGCAGCCCCGCCGCTGCACTCGCTGAAGCGCTGGAAAACTCTGCCCGGCTGATTGATAAACACCTGCAGGATGACCGCTGCTTTCCTGACCTATCGGAGCTGCTCAGCGTCCCCTCACACA ATATGCCGTCCCTCTCTGGAGTGTCAGATATGGACTACCCCCTCCAAGGACCAGGTTTACTGAGTGTGCCAAACCTTCCGGAGCTCAGTGCAGTCCGTCGAGTCCCTCTGCCACCTGAGCTGGTGGAGCAGTTCAGCC ATATGCAATGTAATTGCATGATGGGAGTTTTTCCTGAGATCTGTCGAGCGTGGCTTACTATTGACAATGACATCTTCATGTGGAATTATGAAGATGG AGGAGATGTGGCCTATTTTGATGGCCTTATTGAAACCATTCTTGCAGTGGGTctagtaaaaccaaaacaag GGATTTTACAGCCACACATTCACTACCTCTTAGTATTGGCCACTTCTGTGGATGTAGTAATCCTCGGGCTGAGCTTCCCCAAGAGCCAGGCTG GGTTGAACGACAGCATGTCTGGCGGGATGCAGCTGCTACCAGACCCCCTCTTCTCAATCCCCACAGACAACACCTACATCTTGTCCATTACCTCCACCGACCTGGGACGCATCTTTATGGCAGGAAAGGACGGCTGCCTCTATGAGATAGCTTACCAGGCTGAGGCCGGTTGGCTAAGCCAGCGTTGCAGAAAGATCAACCACTCCAAAAGCTCTCTGTCCTTCCTCATTCCCTCTGTGCTCCAGTTTTCCTTTTCTGAAGACG ACCCCATTGTGCAGATTGCTATTGACAACTCCCGCAACACTCTATTCACACGCTCAGAAAAAGGTGTTCTGCAG gtaTATGACCTGGGTGCTGATGGGCAAGGGATGAGTCGTGTGGcaaccatgtcacaaagctccATCGTTGCGGCTGCTGGAAACATAGCCAG GACAATTGATCGTTCTGTCTTCAAACCCATTGTTCAGATCTCTGTGATTGATAGATCTGAGTCCTCAGACTGTCACCTACTCGCTGTCACTCATGCAG GTGTACGTCTCTACTTCAGCACCACACCTTTTGCCCCTCCACACCAGAAGCATGCGGCAGTTCGACCTAGCCTCCTAGCTTTGGTCCATGTCCGTCTGCCACCAGGGTTTTCTGCATCTTCTACCCTGCAGAAACCTTCAAAGGTCCATAAGGCACTACACAGCAAAG GTGTTCTGCTAATGGCTGCTTCTGAGACAGAGGACAATGACATTCTGTGGTGCATCAATCATGACTCCTTTCCCTTCAAGAAACCCTTGATGGAGACTCAG ATGATGTCTAATGTTGATGGGCACTCTTGGGCCCTTTGTGCTCTTACTGAGGAGAGGCCAACCAAGATTTTTACTCTTCTAAACAAGGAACAGATCCCTATCACTGATTCACCAGTGGTGGTCCAGCAGCACAATATCCCTCCGCAAAAGTTTGTCCTTCTCTCTGCAAAG GGGAGTCATATCTTCCAAAAACTGCGGCCAGTTGATCAGCTCCGTCATCTGCTTGTGAGCTGTGCTGGAGGAGAAAGTGAAGAAATTGAGCGCTTCTTCAAGCTGCACAGG GAGGAGCAAGCTTGCGCCACAGCGCTGATCCTGGCTTGCTCCAATGCTGCTTCTGACAGAGAGGTTTCACAGTGGGCCACCCGAGCTTTCTTCAG ATATGGAGGAGAAGCACAGATGAGATTCCCTGCAGCCATGGCATCGCCCAGTACTGTTGGACCTGTGATGAGCTCTCCTGCACCTG GCATCGTACCCCCTGCCCTGGCCACTCCTTTCGCACCGATGCACTCAGGGTCTGCCCCCATCACACCCATGTCAGCTGGCCCAGAGGTGATTTTCTCAGGAAAACACAATGGCATCTGTGTCTACTTTGCTCGCATTCTTGG AAATATTTGGGATGGGAGCCTTGCTGTTGAGAAAGTCATGAGCAAAGGAAATCAGACTGTCAGTATT TTGGAAACCAGTGTTGGATCGTTTGATCTGGAGTCGGTCCTCCTGGAGCTCTGCGGTTTAAGGGAGTTTCTTGATAAAAACTCGCAGTTCAGTCCATCCTCTCTCGGTGCTGCAAG TTTCAGCTCTCCTGCCAACCTGCAGCAAAGGCTGCTGGGATTTATGCGCCCTGATGGAGCCAACTCTCAGCAGGTTCAGCAGGAGCTCCAGAGGAAATATCAGA CCAAGGCTCAGGTCTATGAGAAAGTGTCCCTGCAGGGCATCCAGCAGTTAGTGCATCGCTCCTATCAAACTCTGGCCCTCTGGAAACTTCTCTGTGATCATCAGTTCAGCCTCATTATGTCTGAACTGCCAAAG gAGTTTCAAGAGCAGGTGAAAGGAGCAAGTTTTAAGGATGTTGTGATCCAGGGCAAGGAGCTGTCAGGAGCGCTCGTCACAGCGCTCATTAATGTCTACATCAAAGATAATGCCCCCGTGGATGCCATCAGCAATCACCTGCGGGACATCTGTCCCCTGCTGTACAGTAGCGATGACAGCGTTTGCTCCAAG GCTAATGAGTTGCTGCAGAGCTCCAAGCAGGTCCAAAATAAACCCGATAAAGAGAGAACACTGAGAGAGTCTCTACGTCTATATCAGCAGATCAGTCAACATACAGACCTGCCACTCGTCTGCAACCAGTACAGACAAG TGCGTTTCTATGAGGGAGTCCTTGAGTTGTGcctcacagcagcagacaaGAAAGATCCACAGAGACTGGGGCCCCACTTCTACAAGAACGGAGAGCCTGAGGAGGACAGAGTGGGACAGCAGGCTTTCCAGGAAAG ACTTTCCTGTTATAAGTGCATCACAGACACCATGCAGGAGCTGGTGAATCAGAGCAAAGCTGCCCCTCAGTCCCCCAGTGTCCCAAAGCAACCTGGGCCGCCTgtcatgacctctgaccccaacATGCTTAGCAATGAAGAAGCAACAGCCCAC TTTGAGCAGATGCTCGGTCTGGCCCAGAGGTCTCAGGACGAGCTATTTCACATTGCTCTGTACAACTGGCTGATTCAGGCCGACCTGACTGACAAGCTGCTAGAG GTGAATTCTCCATACCTGGAGGAGCACCTGATGCATATGATCAAGCAGGACCAGAGTAAGGTGCACAATATGGACCTGTTGTGGCGCTACTATGAGAAGAACCGTAACTTTGGCAAGGCAGCTCATGTACTGGCCCGCCTCGCTGACATGCACAG CACTGAGATCTCTCTGAAGCAGCGTTTGGAGTATATCGCTCGAGCCATCCTGTCCGCTAAGAGTTCCTCCTGCATCTCAGCTCAGGCCTCTGATGGAGAGTTCCTTCACGAGCtggaagaaaagatggag CTGGTGCGTATCCAAGTGCAGATCCAGGAGACCCTGATCAGACAGTACTCCCATCATCCctcagtgaaaaatgtcatctcACAGTTGGACTCAGAGCTCATGGACATCACAAAG CTTTACGGGGAGTTTGCTGACCATTTCAAATTGTCTGAGTGCAAGCTGGCCATCATTCACTGTGCAGGACACTCTGACCCAATCCTGGTGCACTCACTGTGGCAGGAGATCATGGAGAAAG AACTGGGAGACACCGTGGCCATGAGTCCAGCAGACAGGATGAGGTCTCTTAGTTTGAAACTGGTATCACTGGGAAGGATTTATGCTGGAACACCAAGATATTTCCCTCTGG aGTTCCTGGTTAAGTTTCTGGAGCAGGAGGTGTGCCGACTCAACTGGGATGTGGGATTCGTCACCTCCACCATGCAGGAGATTGGAGTACAGTTGCCACGTCTTCTGGAGGTCTATGACCAACTCTTCAAAACACGG GATCCCTGCTGGCAGCGACTGAGGAAACCTCTGCACCTGGTGGAGTGTATCCATGTGCTTCTCTCAGGATTCGTGGATGATCCGAGCAGAGTACCAACCTATGACAG ACGCCGATTCACTAACGTGTGTCTCGACAATATCTGTGGATACCTCGTGGAGCTGCAGTCTCTGAGCCCGAACTCGGCCCTGCAACAGATCATTGGCAACTTCAAGTCGCTGCAGGCGAAGTTGGAGAAACTCCACTGA